The Luteibacter flocculans genomic interval CCGCATAGACGTCGCGGAACTCGTCCGATAGCGCCGCTTCCGCGTAGCTCTCCTCGGCGAGGTTCACCCAGCGATCGTAGAGCGAGCGCATCGACTCCGGATCGGCGGGCGGCGCCTGTTCGCGCAACGTGGCAGCCGCACGTTCGTGAACGCCCTGCAAGAGCGACTGATAACGCTGGTAGTGTTCGGTGTAGTCGATCCACGCGCGGAACAGTGCCTGCTGTTCTTCCTGCTGTTCTCGCGTGAGGCCGAAGGCCGGCATCGACAGCATGTCTTTCGCACCGCGCGCCCAATCGTCGAACGCGGCGTTAGCGCCCATACCCGATGCGCCCGGTGGCGGCGCATAACCGAACGGCGGCATGCCGCCAGGGAACGGGCCAGGCGGCGTCGCATCGCCCGTGGCGGAACGCAGCCAGTCGCCGAAGCCGCTGAGACCGGTAAAAAGCCGCCCCACGATGTCCGGCGATGGCGCGTCGGCCGGTTCGGCCTTCGGGTCGAACTGCTTCGCCCATGCCTCGACGCCCTGCCGCACGAAGGCCTGGTATTGCGCAATGAAATCGGTGGGTTCGTCTGCCATGGCGCTATGGTACGGCACCCAACGGACGGGCGCCCCTGGTCAGGGCGCGATGTCGAACGAGGCCTGTGCCGTTGCCCGGGAGCTGCCACCCACCCAGACGGTGTAGTGCGTGGGCTCGACGACCTCCTGGCTGCGCGCATTCCAGAATGCGATCTCGGGGAAGCCGAGGGTAAAGGTCACACGGCGCGACTCGCCAGGACGCAACGAGACCCGCTCGAAACCCTGCAGGCTGCGTACCGGTTGCTCCACGCTCGCGCCGAGGTTGCGCAGGTAAAGCTGCACGACCTCTGTTCCCGGACGTTGCCCGGTATTTGTCACCGTGGCGCTCACGCTCACGAGGTCCTTCGCGTCCGCGCGATTCGCCTCGGCTAGGGGAATCCTGCTGCGGGATACGCGCACGTCCGAATAGCCGAACGTGGTGTACGACAACCCGTGTCCGAAAGCGTAAAGCGCGTCGTTCGGCACGTCGATGTAGCGCGAGATGAACGCGGTATGGCGCGACGGCGGCTTGCTGAGGTCGGCATCGCCCGGCGGCCGGCCCGTTGGGAACTGGTTGTAGTAAAGCGGCTCCTGACCGACCGCGCGCGGAAAGCTCATGGGTAGCTTGCCGCTCGGCGCCACGTCGCCGAACAACACGTCCGCCACGGCGTTGCCCGCTTCGGTGCCGGGGAACCAGGTTTCCATGATCGATGCCACGTGCTGGTCGGCCCAGTCGAGCACGAGAGGACGGCCGGAGAACACCAGCAACACCACGGGCTTTCCGGTGGCAACCACTTGCGCAAGCAACTGCTGCTGGTTGCCAGGGAGATCGAGATACGCGCGCGAACCGGCCTCCCCGCTCATGCGCGAGGACTCACCCATGGCCATCACCACCACGTCGGCCTCGCTTGCCGCCTTGAGCGCTTCGGCGAAGCCCGCCGTCGAGTCCGTCTCCACCTCCGTGCCTTCCGCGTAAAGCAGCCTGCCGCCGCGCTCCCGCATGCGCTTCTCCAGGCCATGGCGCAGCGTCACTACGTCAGTGAATTGCTGTGCCCCGCCCCATGCACCCTGCATCTCGCCGGCAGCATCGGCCAAGGGGCCGATGAGTGCGAGTGTGCGCACGTGGGCGTCGAGCGGCAGCGCCGGTAGCGTCCCGTTGCCGCCATTCTTCAGCAACACGAATGACTCGGCGGCGGCACGACGAACCAGCGGCCGATTCGCTTCCACGGCCTTGGTCACCTCGTCACCGCTCGGATAGGGATGATCGAACAGCCCAAGGGCGAACTTCACGCGAAGCACGCGTCGCACGGCTTCGTCCACAGTCGCCATGGACAAGGCGCCTTCCTTCAGCAGCGTCGGAATCTGGGTGTCGTAGTAGTGGCTCATCATGTCCACTTCCACGCCCGCCTGCAGCGCCTTGCGCGTCGCCGTGGCGGCGCCCAGCGCCACGCCATGCTGGGTGAGCTCCATGACGGCGGTGAAGTCGCTCACCACGAAGCCGTTGAAGCCCCATTCCTTACGCAGGATGTCCGTCATCAGATACGCATTGGCCGTGGCAGGCACGCCGTTCAATGCATTGAAGGCGCTCATCATCGTGACGGCGCCCGCTTCGACCGCCGCGCGATACGGCGGCAGATACACCTGACGCAAGCGGATGTCCGACATGTCGGTCGTGTTGTATTCGCGGCCCGCCTCGGCGGCGCCATAGGCGGCAAAATGTTTTACCGATGCCGCCACGCTCTGTGGATCGGCCAGGTTCGTGCCCTGGTAACCATGCACATAGGCGCGTGCCATCGCCGAGCCGAGATAGGCATCCTCGCCCGCCCCTTCGGTGGAACGCCCCCAGCGCGCGTCGCGCGAGATATCGACCATCGGCGAGTAGAACCACTTCACGCCGGCTGTCGTGGCTTCCGCAGCAGACATGTGCGAAAGCGCCTCGACCAGCGGCGGATCCCAGGTCGCGGCAAGGCCGAGCGGCACGGGATAGATCGTGCGATAGCCGTGGATGATGTCGGCACCGAACAGCAAGGGAATGCCGAGCCGGCTGCGCAAGGCGGCCTCCTGAAAGCGCCGCGTCTTTGCCGCACCGGTCACGTTGAGCATCGATCCCAGTTCGCCCTTTCGCGCCAGATCCATCACGTCGACATGCGTGCGCGTCTCCGGATTGACCGCGACCGCGTCGGTATCGACGGCGTCGGCACCACCCGATGCACCGTATTGCACCAACTGGCCGATCTTCTCCGACAAGGTCATCCGCGCCAGCAGCGCATCGACCTTGCGTTCGATCTCGGGCGAGGCCAGTTGCGCGTTAGTCGTGGGAACGACCGTTGGACCGATTGGAGGCTCTGCACTGGCAGCCGACGCCAGCGACAAGGAAGCACCAAGAAAAAGCCTGCGCGAGAATGGGAGCGAACGGGACAGGAAGTTCATGCGCCATCCGAAACGTAAACGAACCCGAATGTAAACGCTTACGTGCGGTCCGGTAAACAGTCTGAGGCGTCGGCTATCGGACAGGCAATTTGGCTGTCAGGCT includes:
- a CDS encoding poly(R)-hydroxyalkanoic acid synthase subunit PhaE, with translation MADEPTDFIAQYQAFVRQGVEAWAKQFDPKAEPADAPSPDIVGRLFTGLSGFGDWLRSATGDATPPGPFPGGMPPFGYAPPPGASGMGANAAFDDWARGAKDMLSMPAFGLTREQQEEQQALFRAWIDYTEHYQRYQSLLQGVHERAAATLREQAPPADPESMRSLYDRWVNLAEESYAEAALSDEFRDVYAALVNAQMRLKLLQQRQLERAATQAGLPTRREFDSLAERLQTARRELRRMQGLAAEVEALKAEVATLRGKPKKGKTR
- the bglX gene encoding beta-glucosidase BglX, with the protein product MNFLSRSLPFSRRLFLGASLSLASAASAEPPIGPTVVPTTNAQLASPEIERKVDALLARMTLSEKIGQLVQYGASGGADAVDTDAVAVNPETRTHVDVMDLARKGELGSMLNVTGAAKTRRFQEAALRSRLGIPLLFGADIIHGYRTIYPVPLGLAATWDPPLVEALSHMSAAEATTAGVKWFYSPMVDISRDARWGRSTEGAGEDAYLGSAMARAYVHGYQGTNLADPQSVAASVKHFAAYGAAEAGREYNTTDMSDIRLRQVYLPPYRAAVEAGAVTMMSAFNALNGVPATANAYLMTDILRKEWGFNGFVVSDFTAVMELTQHGVALGAATATRKALQAGVEVDMMSHYYDTQIPTLLKEGALSMATVDEAVRRVLRVKFALGLFDHPYPSGDEVTKAVEANRPLVRRAAAESFVLLKNGGNGTLPALPLDAHVRTLALIGPLADAAGEMQGAWGGAQQFTDVVTLRHGLEKRMRERGGRLLYAEGTEVETDSTAGFAEALKAASEADVVVMAMGESSRMSGEAGSRAYLDLPGNQQQLLAQVVATGKPVVLLVFSGRPLVLDWADQHVASIMETWFPGTEAGNAVADVLFGDVAPSGKLPMSFPRAVGQEPLYYNQFPTGRPPGDADLSKPPSRHTAFISRYIDVPNDALYAFGHGLSYTTFGYSDVRVSRSRIPLAEANRADAKDLVSVSATVTNTGQRPGTEVVQLYLRNLGASVEQPVRSLQGFERVSLRPGESRRVTFTLGFPEIAFWNARSQEVVEPTHYTVWVGGSSRATAQASFDIAP